CCGGCAAAACTCCGACCTATTCTATCTATCAGGAATCGAACAGGAAGGGACCATTCTGGTAATAGAAAAAGAAACGGATTATCTTTTCATTGAAGAACCAAACAGCCGGACCTCCCTCTGGGAAGGCGACCAGCTAACCAGAGACCAGGGGGAAAACCTTTCGGGAATAGAAAACATACGATGGATTCGCCAATTCGATGATATCATGGAGAAACTGCTCCGCTCGAAAAAAAAGATCGGTTTTAACACCGATATCAAATTAAATGCCGGAGGCTTGAGATCCCCGGATGAGGTTTACCTGGAGCGGTTCCGCTGTCAGTATCCGTTTCACGGCTTTTTCAACCTGAGATCCATCCTGTCGGAGCTAAGGCTGCGAAAGGAACCGGAAGAGATTGATGCCATGCAAAAAGCCATCTCTATTACAGGCCAGGCAATGAACAGAATTTTTAAAACATTGAAACCGGGCATCTCCGAGAAAGAGCTGGAGGCAGAAATCACCCACGAATTTATCCTTCGGCATTCCAACGGTTTTGCCTTCGAACCCATTGTTGCCTCAGGCAAAAACGCCACTGTGCTTCATTACAATAAAAACAATGACGTATGCAGAGACAACGAACTGCTTTTACTTGACTTCGGGGCAGAATACCGGAATTATGCCGCAGACATCACACGGACCCTTCCGGTGAACGGTCGCTTTACAACCAGGCAAAAGGAGTGTTATCAGGCAGTGCTGGAAGTTATGGAAGCAGTGCAAAAAGAGATTAAGCCGGGAATCACCATTAAGGAACTCA
Above is a genomic segment from Bacteroidales bacterium containing:
- a CDS encoding aminopeptidase P N-terminal domain-containing protein produces the protein MYDPFSKAFYRKNRQKLKGHLDKDSMALLFSNHKMPRNGDQFFSFRQNSDLFYLSGIEQEGTILVIEKETDYLFIEEPNSRTSLWEGDQLTRDQGENLSGIENIRWIRQFDDIMEKLLRSKKKIGFNTDIKLNAGGLRSPDEVYLERFRCQYPFHGFFNLRSILSELRLRKEPEEIDAMQKAISITGQAMNRIFKTLKPGISEKELEAEITHEFILRHSNGFAFEPIVASGKNATVLHYNKNNDVCRDNELLLLDFGAEYRNYAADITRTLPVNGRFTTRQKECYQAVLEVMEAVQKEIKPGITIKELNDKVKEQLIEKHIQLGLYKRKDMENNENPIWKNYFPHGVSHFIGLDVHDYGDKNVILDKGMVISWEPGIYIPEENMGIRIEDDILVDTPPVNMSSGIPKEMKELEELIQEVNK